From a region of the Odoribacter splanchnicus DSM 20712 genome:
- a CDS encoding SusC/RagA family TonB-linked outer membrane protein produces the protein MKKNQMKVKRNLLLCSWLSFFLLISVLPGNASVFAQQEKLALSSTQLTVREIFDAISSQLRYDVFYNGEQLDLNRKVKFAQQVLNLEQVLDAVANNRFKYTLEDRTIILTPLTTPQTVNSVTLTGQVTDQSNTPLPGVTVLVKGTKLGTSTDPEGNFKLSLPQQENTILIFSFIGMESQEVPVGDPKKPIKVILKETAENLKEVVVTGIFTRKKESFTGSASTYTASELKTAGTQNILQSLKTLDPSFAILDNTLYGSDPNRLPNMEIRGKSSMLGMRDELEADPNQPLFILDGFESSLSVINDMDINRIASITILKDAASTAIYGSKAANGVVVVETVKPQAGKLMVSYNGNANISMPDLSSYNLMNAKEKLAFEKLAGKYTPASWSATSEFELQKLYNQKLAEIESGIDTYWLTEPLRVGVNQKHSLYIEGGEGSFLFGIGAGYNGISGVMEKSNREVISGNIDLIYRIKKFQFSNKFSMTNTKIKNPIVDFSEYAAANPYYKKRDEEGNIGKWLENNDYTKAANPLWNASQNSRDEGKQLALSNYFVAEYTPLEALKVRARFGISYGNDDTEKFISRNDTRFDTYEILKKGTFNTTNTRSNQYEGELSVTFAKLIGRHRLNAVLGGNLNSNKTLTQGYSAQGFPEGDFVYPSFSNGYPEGGSPTYYENTSRSMNGYFNLGYSFDDRYLMDFSLRENGSSVFGASKRYIGTWSVGLGWNLHKERFIADHLTWIDFLKLRASIGNPGNQNFSSSKTLTTFNFQLASMNYFGMGAVLNQLGNPDLDWQITLDKNIGIDMILIDKRLNITADYYHKVTDPLLINISMPLSSGTSSYLTNMGKQISQGLTLSASYYIIQKLDQRFSWLVRGNLRTQKTKLDKIGNKLDELNKSGQGHNTVRYYNGADPDDIWAVKSAGIDPSTGRELFYDKEGNYTYDFSYDNEVICGNTRPKIEGVIGTSLNYKGFSVSMNFRYQTGASVFNEALFNKVENISVSGLNKNQDKRALYERWQNPGDKVRFKDIANAASTPMSSRFIQKENVLSMESVYVGYEFYEGWIKKIGLSNLKIQASMRDVFRASTIKSERGTLYPFARSLELGLSFNF, from the coding sequence ATGAAAAAAAATCAAATGAAAGTAAAAAGAAATCTCCTGCTATGTAGCTGGTTGAGTTTCTTCTTACTGATCAGTGTGCTTCCTGGCAATGCCTCGGTCTTTGCCCAGCAGGAAAAACTCGCTCTCTCATCGACACAGCTGACAGTAAGGGAAATTTTCGATGCTATTTCCTCCCAACTGCGTTATGATGTATTCTACAATGGCGAACAACTCGACCTCAACCGGAAAGTAAAATTCGCACAACAAGTCCTGAATCTCGAACAGGTTTTAGACGCGGTTGCCAATAATCGGTTCAAATATACCCTGGAAGACCGAACCATCATCCTGACTCCGTTAACTACTCCCCAAACCGTAAATAGCGTTACCCTGACCGGTCAGGTAACCGACCAGAGCAACACTCCTCTTCCGGGAGTGACAGTCCTGGTAAAAGGCACCAAACTAGGAACATCAACCGATCCCGAAGGAAACTTCAAATTGTCTCTGCCCCAACAAGAAAACACCATTCTGATCTTCTCTTTTATCGGTATGGAAAGTCAGGAAGTCCCGGTCGGCGATCCTAAAAAACCGATCAAAGTCATTTTAAAAGAGACGGCAGAAAATTTGAAAGAGGTGGTCGTGACCGGAATTTTTACCCGCAAAAAAGAAAGCTTTACCGGTTCTGCTTCCACTTACACCGCATCCGAACTCAAAACGGCAGGTACTCAAAACATTTTGCAAAGTCTGAAAACCCTCGACCCTTCTTTTGCCATTCTGGACAACACCTTATACGGCTCCGATCCGAACCGCCTGCCGAATATGGAAATCCGTGGGAAATCGAGTATGCTGGGTATGCGTGACGAGCTCGAAGCCGATCCGAACCAACCGTTGTTCATCCTCGACGGCTTCGAATCCTCCTTATCTGTAATCAACGATATGGATATCAACCGCATCGCTTCGATCACCATCCTCAAAGACGCCGCCTCGACAGCGATCTACGGATCGAAAGCAGCCAACGGGGTAGTCGTTGTCGAAACCGTCAAACCACAAGCCGGAAAACTGATGGTCAGTTACAATGGAAATGCCAATATTTCGATGCCCGATCTCAGTAGCTACAACCTCATGAATGCAAAAGAAAAACTGGCTTTCGAAAAATTAGCCGGGAAATACACCCCTGCTTCCTGGTCGGCGACAAGTGAATTCGAACTACAGAAATTATACAATCAAAAATTAGCCGAAATCGAAAGCGGGATAGATACCTACTGGCTGACAGAACCTTTACGGGTGGGAGTCAATCAGAAACACTCCCTCTATATCGAAGGAGGAGAAGGCAGTTTCCTGTTCGGTATCGGAGCCGGCTATAACGGTATCAGCGGAGTCATGGAGAAATCCAACCGGGAAGTTATCAGCGGAAATATCGACCTGATCTACCGTATCAAAAAATTCCAGTTCTCGAACAAATTTTCGATGACCAACACCAAAATCAAAAATCCGATCGTTGATTTCAGCGAATATGCTGCCGCCAATCCCTACTACAAAAAAAGAGACGAAGAGGGAAATATCGGTAAATGGCTCGAAAACAACGATTATACCAAAGCGGCCAATCCGTTGTGGAATGCCTCTCAAAACAGTCGTGACGAAGGCAAGCAACTCGCTTTATCCAACTATTTCGTGGCCGAATACACTCCCCTCGAAGCACTGAAAGTACGGGCCCGCTTCGGCATCAGCTACGGCAACGACGATACAGAAAAATTCATCTCCCGCAACGACACCCGCTTCGATACTTATGAGATCCTCAAAAAAGGGACTTTCAATACCACCAATACCCGAAGTAACCAATACGAAGGCGAGCTATCGGTAACTTTTGCCAAACTGATCGGCCGTCATCGTCTCAATGCCGTCCTCGGTGGTAACCTCAACAGTAACAAAACGCTGACACAAGGCTATAGTGCTCAAGGATTCCCGGAAGGTGATTTCGTATACCCCTCTTTCTCGAACGGTTATCCGGAAGGAGGAAGCCCTACCTATTACGAAAATACTTCACGGTCGATGAACGGCTATTTCAACCTGGGGTATTCTTTCGATGATCGTTATCTGATGGATTTCAGTCTGCGCGAAAACGGCTCTTCCGTATTCGGAGCCTCCAAACGCTATATCGGTACCTGGTCTGTCGGCTTAGGCTGGAACCTGCACAAAGAGAGATTCATTGCAGATCACCTCACCTGGATCGATTTCCTAAAACTGAGGGCCTCGATCGGTAACCCCGGCAACCAAAACTTCAGTTCGTCGAAAACACTGACGACATTCAATTTTCAATTGGCCTCTATGAATTATTTCGGTATGGGAGCCGTACTGAATCAGCTCGGTAACCCCGACCTCGACTGGCAGATCACCCTGGACAAAAATATCGGTATCGATATGATATTGATCGATAAACGCCTGAATATCACAGCAGATTATTACCACAAAGTAACCGACCCCCTATTGATAAACATCAGCATGCCCCTGTCTTCAGGGACAAGCAGTTACCTGACCAATATGGGAAAACAGATTTCCCAAGGCTTGACGCTTTCCGCTTCCTATTACATCATACAGAAACTGGATCAACGTTTCTCCTGGCTCGTCCGGGGTAACCTGAGAACCCAGAAAACCAAACTCGATAAGATCGGAAATAAACTCGACGAGCTCAATAAATCCGGCCAGGGCCACAACACGGTCAGATATTACAACGGAGCAGACCCCGACGATATCTGGGCCGTGAAATCGGCAGGGATAGATCCTTCTACAGGTCGGGAATTATTCTACGACAAAGAGGGCAATTACACCTACGACTTTTCTTATGACAACGAAGTGATCTGTGGAAATACCCGGCCCAAAATCGAAGGAGTGATCGGGACTTCTCTCAACTACAAAGGGTTCTCTGTCAGTATGAATTTCAGATACCAGACAGGTGCCAGCGTATTCAACGAAGCCTTGTTCAACAAAGTCGAGAATATTTCCGTCAGCGGTTTGAATAAAAACCAGGATAAACGGGCTTTGTACGAAAGATGGCAAAATCCGGGCGACAAAGTACGCTTTAAAGACATCGCGAATGCAGCCAGTACGCCGATGTCTTCACGCTTCATTCAGAAAGAAAACGTCCTGAGTATGGAATCCGTTTATGTCGGTTACGAATTTTATGAAGGCTGGATCAAAAAAATAGGTCTGAGCAATCTAAAGATTCAAGCCTCCATGCGCGATGTTTTCAGAGCTTCCACGATCAAATCCGAACGGGGAACTCTCTATCCGTTCGCACGCAGCCTCGAATTAGGACTTTCTTTTAACTTTTAA
- a CDS encoding DUF4843 domain-containing protein has protein sequence MNFKTLILLSLILLGGICTGCDRFLDVQPKDQYTEKQLLATPGGYYTAMNGLYNNLTSNSLYGKNLSYELIDVISKRYAPLAKSTYLTSLNSWGYAEENVSKALESTWATAYTTILNCNVILENLATQQGILSPAETNLMKGELLALRAFLHFDMLRLFGPIYKEDPSAPSIPYNESVKIMNLPLLSADSIVHNKIMRDLDEAEKLLAKDPVIPEGPMASALEDENEVYLRYRQLRMNYYAVLALKARVYLYAGEKDKALQAAYKLLKDKTVSEWFPPVDPNKLLANNVDPDRVFSTEVLMGIYMKKRGDIYTYSFDAENAGNNFLQPRNSFVDGNLFAGETQDYRYQSQWAQATSIGVTGHIFTKYKAIQDGDAKLFYSSFMPLIRLSEMYYIAAECEPKVSDGNSWLNQIRTLRGLPEITITDENELMSKLRIEYLREFWGEGQIFFMYKRLFVNILNTENGHNTSTYGASAARYVPPHAGQRNRKPLKQHIMKTKKILYLFLLPLIFTACETKDIPVYTSDDAALYFQRTASYIWGSTTVTYSNSTEFTFAGAAAEKNSVTYSAEVRTMGNVTDYDRPFKVEIDKEMSTGIQGVHFDTNLDTLKIKAGKSNAYVRITFYRTPDLLDSTLTVVLHLIENEHFNARIDEYKKTNQWNSSSENLDGTRYTFKFNEQYSEPTYWSWFGEGFLGPWTPQKYIVVNSVMGWTVNDWSQAGQAGAKVSYGRLGFAAKAVRNYLQEQADNDTPVKDKDGSYMQLADGYTVDYSRYE, from the coding sequence ATGAATTTCAAAACTCTAATATTACTAAGCCTCATTTTATTGGGAGGAATTTGTACGGGATGCGATCGCTTTCTGGATGTCCAGCCCAAAGATCAATATACTGAAAAACAACTTTTGGCGACCCCGGGGGGGTACTATACTGCCATGAACGGTTTATACAACAACCTAACTTCCAATTCGTTATATGGCAAAAATCTCTCATACGAATTGATCGATGTCATTTCAAAAAGATATGCTCCCCTGGCTAAAAGCACTTATCTGACCAGTCTGAATAGCTGGGGATATGCGGAGGAAAATGTCTCCAAGGCACTCGAGTCGACTTGGGCCACAGCCTACACGACCATCCTGAATTGCAATGTCATCCTGGAAAATCTGGCTACGCAGCAGGGCATACTGTCCCCGGCCGAAACCAATCTGATGAAGGGAGAATTACTGGCCCTCCGGGCTTTCCTTCATTTCGACATGTTACGCTTATTCGGCCCCATCTATAAAGAGGATCCTTCGGCCCCATCCATCCCTTACAACGAATCGGTAAAAATCATGAACCTTCCCCTATTATCAGCCGACTCGATCGTTCACAACAAGATCATGCGCGACCTGGACGAAGCCGAAAAACTATTGGCCAAAGACCCGGTCATCCCGGAAGGCCCTATGGCCTCCGCTTTGGAAGATGAAAACGAGGTATATCTGCGTTACCGCCAATTACGGATGAATTATTACGCTGTGTTGGCCTTAAAAGCCAGGGTATACCTCTATGCCGGCGAGAAAGACAAAGCTTTGCAAGCAGCCTATAAACTCCTGAAAGATAAGACGGTATCGGAATGGTTTCCCCCGGTAGATCCCAACAAACTACTGGCTAACAATGTCGATCCCGACCGGGTATTCTCTACCGAAGTCCTGATGGGGATATACATGAAGAAACGGGGCGATATCTATACCTACAGTTTCGATGCAGAAAATGCAGGAAACAATTTTTTACAACCCCGTAACTCATTCGTCGACGGCAATCTGTTTGCAGGAGAAACCCAGGATTACCGCTATCAATCCCAATGGGCTCAGGCGACGAGTATCGGAGTCACGGGTCATATATTCACCAAGTACAAAGCCATTCAGGACGGAGATGCTAAATTATTCTACAGCAGCTTCATGCCATTGATCCGCTTAAGTGAAATGTATTATATCGCAGCCGAATGCGAACCCAAGGTATCGGATGGCAACAGCTGGCTCAACCAAATCCGCACTCTGCGGGGCCTGCCCGAAATAACCATTACAGACGAAAATGAGCTGATGAGCAAACTACGTATCGAATATCTCCGTGAATTTTGGGGAGAAGGCCAGATTTTCTTTATGTACAAACGGCTGTTCGTCAACATCCTGAATACCGAAAATGGGCACAACACCTCTACTTATGGGGCCAGTGCCGCCCGTTACGTCCCCCCCCATGCCGGCCAAAGAAATCGAAAACCGTTAAAACAGCATATTATGAAAACGAAAAAAATACTCTATCTCTTTCTTCTGCCTCTGATATTTACAGCTTGTGAGACAAAAGATATTCCGGTCTACACCTCGGACGATGCCGCTCTCTATTTTCAACGGACTGCTTCCTATATATGGGGAAGCACCACTGTCACCTATTCCAACAGCACCGAATTCACTTTTGCCGGAGCAGCTGCCGAAAAAAACAGTGTCACCTATTCGGCCGAAGTACGTACGATGGGAAATGTCACCGACTACGACCGCCCTTTTAAAGTGGAAATCGATAAAGAAATGAGTACCGGAATCCAAGGCGTGCATTTCGATACGAACCTCGACACGTTAAAAATAAAAGCCGGCAAGAGTAATGCCTATGTGCGAATCACCTTTTACCGTACGCCCGATTTACTCGACAGTACCCTTACAGTCGTTCTGCACCTTATAGAAAACGAACACTTCAATGCCCGGATCGACGAATACAAAAAAACGAACCAATGGAACTCCAGCAGCGAAAACCTGGACGGTACCCGGTATACGTTCAAATTCAACGAACAATATTCCGAACCGACTTACTGGTCCTGGTTCGGTGAAGGTTTCCTCGGTCCCTGGACGCCTCAGAAATACATCGTTGTCAATTCGGTCATGGGCTGGACAGTGAACGATTGGTCGCAAGCCGGGCAGGCCGGAGCGAAAGTCTCTTACGGACGCCTCGGATTCGCCGCCAAAGCTGTTCGTAATTACCTTCAGGAACAAGCCGATAACGATACCCCCGTAAAAGATAAGGACGGTTCCTACATGCAACTGGCCGACGGTTATACGGTCGACTATTCCCGATATGAATAA
- a CDS encoding NAD-dependent epimerase/dehydratase family protein: MKKILIVGAGGQIGSELVPHLRSIYGNNNVVAADISAEKCKVLAEAGPFEELNALDGEKYTAIVKKYGIDTIFNLVALLSATGEKNPVLAWNINIGALTNSLNIAKDNDCAVFTPSSIGAFGKDTPKDKTPQDTLQRSNTTIYGVCKVTGELLSDYYFNRFGVDTRSVRFPGLISYVTLPGGGTTDYAVEIYYDAIRRGAFTCNVKAGTYMDMMYMPDALNAVVQLMEADPSRLKHRNSFNIAAMSFEPGQIAAEIRKHLPDFKMDYQIDPVKQAIADSWPNSMDDSCAREEWGWKPEYNLQNMTVDMLVKVKEKFDKGLIK, translated from the coding sequence ATGAAAAAAATATTGATTGTCGGTGCTGGCGGGCAAATAGGTTCTGAACTTGTCCCTCATCTGAGATCCATTTATGGAAATAATAATGTTGTAGCTGCTGATATCAGTGCTGAAAAATGTAAAGTTTTGGCGGAAGCCGGTCCGTTCGAAGAGCTGAATGCGCTGGATGGAGAGAAATATACGGCAATAGTCAAAAAATACGGTATCGACACGATTTTTAATCTGGTGGCTTTATTGTCGGCTACCGGAGAGAAAAATCCGGTGTTGGCCTGGAATATCAATATCGGGGCGCTGACGAATTCTTTAAATATTGCGAAAGATAACGATTGCGCTGTGTTTACTCCGAGTTCTATCGGTGCTTTCGGTAAAGATACGCCGAAAGATAAAACTCCTCAGGATACGTTGCAACGTTCCAATACTACGATTTACGGAGTATGTAAGGTTACGGGCGAGTTGCTGAGCGATTACTATTTCAACCGTTTCGGTGTAGATACCCGTAGCGTGCGTTTCCCGGGATTGATTTCTTATGTCACGCTTCCGGGAGGTGGCACCACCGATTATGCTGTAGAAATTTATTACGATGCTATCCGCAGAGGAGCTTTCACCTGTAATGTGAAAGCCGGTACTTATATGGATATGATGTATATGCCCGATGCGCTCAATGCAGTGGTACAGTTGATGGAAGCCGATCCTTCCCGTTTAAAACACCGCAATAGCTTCAATATTGCCGCTATGAGTTTCGAACCCGGGCAAATTGCTGCCGAGATCCGTAAACACTTACCTGATTTTAAGATGGATTATCAGATCGATCCGGTAAAACAAGCTATTGCCGATAGCTGGCCTAACAGTATGGACGATTCTTGTGCCCGGGAAGAATGGGGCTGGAAGCCGGAATACAACCTTCAGAATATGACGGTCGATATGCTGGTTAAAGTGAAAGAAAAATTCGATAAGGGATTGATTAAATAA
- a CDS encoding FecR family protein has protein sequence MERKLSDKERFIIQVAVNRSAENHFDRQKGWKRVKRCTNNGYIIRRRHSWLAICVSALCLLSGSGYLFIRHFAVYPPAISPSPEIYKADGIPVLTLENGEQIFLNPNQSPLIRPQTAANLQLDSIVQSIRYLPTETPGYDSTLSYHSLEIPKGGEYRLQLADGSRIWLNSESSLRYPVKFGLHRREIFLSGEIYLEVVPDTQRPFIVHTANRTIKVLGTRFNVRNYPTDSLWSTTLVEGKIQIGHNDTTYILKPGEQYTASRQEGRPQISSVNPALYTSWISGKIIFHNERLEEIIRQLQRWYDFEVFYTDPQLKGLHFGGAINKYNSFQVVLKYLERTADLHFDIQGRTVIVRGKPHSRYHLNY, from the coding sequence ATGGAGAGAAAACTATCTGATAAAGAACGGTTTATCATTCAAGTAGCCGTCAATCGATCGGCAGAGAACCACTTTGACCGGCAAAAAGGCTGGAAACGCGTAAAACGCTGTACCAATAACGGTTACATTATTCGAAGACGGCATTCCTGGTTGGCTATTTGTGTATCGGCGCTATGTCTCCTTTCGGGAAGCGGTTATTTATTTATCCGTCACTTCGCTGTTTATCCCCCGGCAATTTCCCCCTCACCGGAGATTTACAAAGCCGACGGCATACCTGTATTGACCTTAGAAAACGGAGAGCAAATCTTCTTAAATCCGAACCAATCCCCTCTTATCAGGCCACAGACAGCAGCCAATCTTCAACTCGACAGTATTGTCCAATCCATCCGATATTTACCGACTGAAACTCCCGGATACGATTCTACTTTATCCTATCATTCACTCGAGATCCCCAAAGGAGGCGAATACAGGTTACAACTGGCCGACGGAAGCCGGATATGGTTGAATTCGGAATCTAGTCTCCGGTATCCGGTAAAATTCGGCTTACACCGACGCGAAATATTTCTGTCCGGCGAGATCTATCTGGAAGTAGTACCCGATACCCAACGCCCTTTCATCGTACACACCGCCAACCGGACTATAAAAGTTTTAGGAACCCGGTTCAACGTTCGCAACTATCCGACAGACAGTCTTTGGAGTACGACTTTAGTCGAAGGGAAAATACAAATCGGCCATAACGACACCACCTATATCCTAAAACCCGGAGAACAGTATACAGCATCCCGCCAAGAGGGACGTCCACAGATTTCTTCTGTCAATCCCGCCTTATATACCTCCTGGATATCCGGTAAAATCATTTTTCACAACGAACGTTTGGAAGAAATCATCCGGCAATTACAACGCTGGTATGATTTCGAAGTATTCTATACCGATCCGCAACTGAAAGGTCTCCACTTCGGCGGAGCAATCAACAAATACAACTCCTTCCAGGTGGTGTTGAAATACCTGGAACGCACAGCCGACCTGCATTTCGACATACAAGGCAGAACAGTGATCGTCCGGGGGAAACCCCATTCCCGATACCACCTCAATTACTAA
- a CDS encoding RNA polymerase sigma-70 factor, which translates to MNKVTDIDLQWYEAVRQDNYPAFEKLFQKYYDPLCRYAQGLLADGSLAEDVVQDMFIHFWENRIKLQVKDSLRAYFYTCIRHRALKNLQKQAIVRKHNPKLTEFIEYLLHSEYSVEEEQEIERIKAIMQELPPQCLKVFMLSAIEEKKYTEIADELSISVNTVKTHISKAYRLIRGQLHSEESLILWYWLMSQSTCLKSEMNIRL; encoded by the coding sequence ATGAATAAGGTTACCGATATAGACCTTCAATGGTATGAAGCTGTCAGACAAGACAACTATCCGGCTTTTGAGAAATTATTCCAGAAGTATTACGATCCCTTGTGCCGGTATGCCCAGGGTTTATTGGCCGATGGTTCACTGGCCGAGGATGTGGTTCAGGATATGTTCATCCACTTTTGGGAAAACCGGATCAAATTGCAGGTGAAAGATTCACTCCGGGCCTACTTCTATACCTGCATCCGCCACCGGGCCCTCAAAAATCTGCAAAAACAGGCCATTGTCCGGAAACATAACCCGAAATTGACCGAATTTATCGAATACCTCCTCCATTCCGAATATTCGGTCGAAGAAGAGCAGGAAATCGAACGGATCAAAGCCATCATGCAGGAGTTACCGCCCCAATGTTTGAAAGTTTTCATGCTGAGTGCTATCGAAGAAAAAAAATACACCGAGATCGCCGACGAACTTTCGATCTCGGTCAATACCGTCAAAACCCATATCTCTAAAGCTTATCGGTTGATCCGGGGACAATTACATTCGGAAGAATCGCTCATTTTGTGGTATTGGCTGATGAGTCAGTCCACCTGCCTGAAAAGCGAAATGAACATCAGGTTATAA
- the rnhA gene encoding ribonuclease HI, whose protein sequence is MADPIIIYTDGAASGNPGPGGFGVVLKAGVYRKELMAGFRKTTNNRMELLAVIVGLEALKQPGWQVVVYSDSRYVVDAVEKGWVFGWEKKGFKDKKNPDLWKRFLAIYRQHQVKFVWVKGHADIPENERCDQLAVQASKMPNLQIDYYYEAEQDNNLKLFI, encoded by the coding sequence ATGGCTGATCCGATCATTATATATACCGATGGTGCTGCAAGTGGAAATCCCGGTCCGGGAGGGTTCGGCGTTGTATTGAAAGCCGGAGTGTATCGCAAAGAACTGATGGCCGGATTCCGGAAGACGACCAACAATCGGATGGAATTGCTGGCTGTCATCGTGGGATTGGAAGCACTGAAGCAACCCGGGTGGCAGGTGGTCGTTTATTCGGATTCCCGGTATGTGGTCGATGCTGTTGAAAAAGGCTGGGTGTTCGGATGGGAGAAGAAAGGATTTAAAGATAAGAAAAACCCGGATTTGTGGAAACGCTTTCTGGCTATATACCGGCAACATCAGGTGAAGTTCGTCTGGGTAAAAGGACATGCCGATATCCCCGAAAACGAACGTTGTGACCAGTTGGCTGTTCAGGCTTCTAAAATGCCTAATCTCCAGATCGATTACTATTATGAAGCGGAACAGGATAATAACTTAAAACTTTTCATTTAA
- a CDS encoding 6-bladed beta-propeller: MKTGLIIGIYFALVCCREKIQPAVVQADLSEAVYTDTTWFADCEIIFPETTDRSLISMINKIVLTPERIFLFDIQDKKILLFTRRGKFITDIRPHGRGPGEWLGITDFTVDETDREIIVTADRPYKFLYYDYNGNFLREKTSEAFYTEITRTTDNILAINSKVLEPKHYLSLLNEEDHRITVAKKIPLAFTYRGEFRCRGSYLLKSEHLYFTQNGDYTIYSWDNNRIKPVVTVDFGKYSYNPTQLNEEPHAPATRNKVLSIINVKEIRSNLFFNTNKIGLFVYNKTRHQIVHAYGITNTNLGIVLHNSIATEDTHNEIVAFSYDMPILQRKLTGIASDNPVIKQIQNAKEDDNPLLFLYKSI; this comes from the coding sequence GTGAAAACAGGTCTTATTATCGGTATATATTTTGCCTTGGTGTGCTGCCGGGAAAAAATACAACCGGCGGTAGTACAGGCTGACTTAAGCGAAGCGGTATATACCGATACGACCTGGTTTGCGGATTGCGAGATCATATTTCCCGAAACAACGGACCGCTCTCTGATTAGTATGATAAATAAAATAGTACTTACCCCGGAGCGAATCTTCCTGTTCGACATACAAGACAAGAAAATACTGCTATTCACCCGTCGAGGCAAATTTATTACCGATATCCGTCCCCATGGAAGGGGACCGGGCGAATGGCTCGGTATCACCGATTTTACCGTCGATGAAACCGACCGGGAAATAATTGTCACGGCCGATCGTCCATATAAATTTTTGTATTACGATTACAACGGTAACTTCCTTCGGGAAAAAACAAGCGAAGCTTTCTATACTGAAATAACCCGAACAACAGATAACATACTGGCTATCAATTCAAAAGTATTAGAACCCAAACATTACTTATCCCTGCTGAATGAAGAAGACCACCGGATTACGGTTGCGAAAAAAATTCCTTTAGCATTCACTTACCGGGGGGAATTCCGTTGCCGCGGGAGTTATTTATTAAAGAGCGAACACCTGTATTTCACTCAAAACGGAGATTACACCATTTACAGCTGGGACAACAACCGTATAAAACCTGTGGTTACCGTGGATTTCGGGAAATATAGCTACAATCCGACTCAACTGAATGAAGAGCCTCATGCACCTGCAACCCGAAACAAAGTGCTTTCGATCATAAATGTAAAAGAAATACGCAGTAATCTCTTTTTCAACACCAATAAAATAGGCCTGTTTGTTTATAACAAAACCCGGCATCAAATTGTACACGCCTACGGCATAACCAATACAAACCTTGGAATTGTCCTGCATAACAGCATCGCTACCGAAGATACACACAACGAAATTGTCGCTTTCTCTTACGACATGCCTATATTACAACGTAAACTCACCGGAATAGCATCCGATAATCCTGTTATAAAACAAATACAAAATGCCAAAGAAGATGATAATCCGCTATTATTCCTTTATAAAAGTATTTAG